The proteins below are encoded in one region of Flavobacteriales bacterium:
- the rnpA gene encoding ribonuclease P protein component has product MASHRFSKVDRLCSSRRIESLFLEGERFYEFPFKAIWHEDNTLDTPLRVAISVPKKRLPKASQRNHVKRLIREAYRTQKSTLLNSLEQNNKTINLMLVYTLPSILSFAEIEDKISVTLQRLADEV; this is encoded by the coding sequence ATGGCCTCACATCGTTTCTCAAAAGTAGATAGGCTTTGCAGTTCACGACGAATTGAATCTCTTTTTTTGGAGGGTGAACGTTTTTATGAATTCCCTTTCAAAGCAATATGGCATGAAGATAACACCTTAGACACCCCACTCAGGGTTGCTATAAGTGTTCCTAAAAAAAGGCTCCCTAAAGCCAGCCAAAGAAATCATGTTAAACGATTGATAAGAGAAGCATACCGTACACAAAAATCCACACTATTAAATTCTCTAGAACAAAACAATAAGACTATCAATTTAATGTTAGTATATACGTTGCCAAGCATTTTATCCTTTGCTGAAATTGAAGATAAAATAAGTGTAACTTTACAACGTTTAGCAGATGAAGTATGA
- the alr gene encoding alanine racemase: MANTHETILHINLNTLEDNFNFLKSKLSDGVKTIAVVKAFAYGLGDIEISKHLEKLGVYAFWVADFEEGVQLRKEGITKPIIVANPGFKSLDTIIKYKLEPVLFNHRLLDLYANCKDKISVHIKFNTGMNRYGFDKSDLNDLIYKLNKNPQLHIESVCSHLSSSNDLSKDESSKKQMDIFNTICQDLESALGKNIPSHIMNSNGAIRFSTNSNEWVRMGIALYGGLEHPNLTQIFSLKSVVSQIRFIEKGQSVGYQSSFIAEKDMHIAIIPVGYADGLNRKLGNQNGQVFIKDTACRIIGDISMDSFIADISNVNAKEGETVTIFSPKYSVSKLANDLDTIPYEIMATLNRRIKRVYLKE; the protein is encoded by the coding sequence ATGGCCAATACCCACGAAACCATATTGCATATCAACCTCAACACCCTTGAGGATAACTTTAACTTTCTTAAAAGTAAACTATCTGATGGCGTAAAAACCATTGCTGTGGTTAAAGCTTTTGCATATGGCTTGGGTGATATAGAAATTTCAAAACATCTTGAGAAATTAGGTGTTTATGCTTTTTGGGTAGCAGACTTTGAAGAAGGCGTACAGCTAAGAAAAGAAGGAATAACAAAACCTATAATTGTAGCTAACCCTGGCTTTAAAAGCTTAGATACTATCATAAAATATAAATTAGAGCCTGTTTTATTCAACCACAGACTTCTTGACTTATATGCAAACTGTAAGGACAAAATTTCTGTTCATATAAAGTTCAACACAGGAATGAATAGGTACGGTTTTGATAAAAGTGATTTAAACGATCTAATCTATAAACTTAACAAAAACCCCCAGCTTCACATAGAAAGTGTCTGTTCGCATTTATCATCTTCTAATGATCTCTCTAAAGATGAATCTAGTAAAAAGCAGATGGATATATTTAACACCATCTGTCAAGACTTAGAAAGTGCTTTAGGTAAAAACATACCGTCGCATATAATGAATAGTAATGGTGCAATCCGTTTTAGCACTAATTCTAACGAATGGGTAAGAATGGGAATTGCTTTATATGGTGGCTTAGAACACCCTAATCTGACACAAATATTTAGCTTAAAAAGTGTGGTCAGTCAAATAAGATTTATTGAAAAAGGACAAAGTGTAGGATATCAAAGTTCATTTATTGCAGAAAAAGATATGCACATTGCAATTATTCCGGTAGGGTATGCTGATGGACTGAATCGCAAACTAGGAAATCAAAATGGGCAAGTTTTTATTAAGGATACTGCATGTAGAATAATCGGTGATATTAGTATGGATAGCTTTATTGCTGATATTTCTAATGTAAATGCAAAAGAAGGTGAAACGGTTACTATTTTTAGTCCAAAATATAGCGTGTCTAAATTAGCTAACGACCTAGATACTATCCCTTACGAAATTATGGCCACTCTTAACAGAAGGATTAAACGTGTTTACTTGAAAGAGTAA
- a CDS encoding O-antigen ligase family protein encodes MKLKGIVLITLAFFAPISIFLTDLGVFSLAAIWLFEGRFSDKWKKITASPWISSLLLLMFVYILGLLWGTNHNNAAWLFQKSALLLLLPILYTLDFTQKEVRFSLFAFLSATSLSAILALMINMGWIKHLFKYSSFFTKNWNNPAFMTYTDHNVYLAFAILVSFFLLYNGYKNKKLRIILISITILHILSLYTENGRSGQVAFILLFLSFSLLAFWNKKRFLFLSILVLLGINFSAYFLSSNFNSRINSAQTQVSDLDVHKANNLNTRYYLLNYSLDKIKEKPILGYGTGSFVEEFSSISEHANRILADEHKTPHNNYLFIWFEIGLIGLLVFLSIFFFQLKAYKSLNQGYFRMIFPFVFLVIMLSDSYFQNHNTAVLYCYLSFVFSFYSFK; translated from the coding sequence ATGAAACTTAAAGGGATAGTATTAATAACCTTAGCGTTTTTTGCTCCTATATCTATTTTTCTAACAGATTTGGGAGTATTCTCTTTAGCAGCTATTTGGTTGTTTGAGGGGCGTTTTTCTGATAAATGGAAAAAGATAACAGCTAGCCCTTGGATATCGTCATTACTTTTATTGATGTTTGTATATATCTTGGGATTACTATGGGGAACTAACCACAATAATGCAGCTTGGTTATTTCAAAAAAGCGCATTATTATTATTATTACCTATTTTGTACACTCTTGATTTTACTCAGAAAGAGGTTAGGTTTTCTCTTTTTGCCTTTCTTTCTGCAACATCACTTTCTGCAATCCTTGCTCTGATGATAAATATGGGGTGGATAAAACACCTTTTTAAGTATTCTTCTTTTTTTACTAAAAACTGGAATAACCCTGCATTTATGACATATACTGACCACAATGTATATTTAGCCTTTGCTATTCTGGTTTCATTTTTTCTGTTGTATAATGGATACAAAAACAAAAAGCTGAGAATAATATTGATATCTATTACAATCTTACATATACTAAGTCTTTATACTGAAAATGGGAGGTCTGGACAAGTAGCTTTCATACTCTTATTCTTATCATTTTCTCTTCTCGCATTTTGGAATAAAAAACGATTTTTGTTTTTGTCAATACTTGTTCTTCTAGGTATAAATTTTTCAGCTTATTTTTTATCATCTAATTTTAATAGTAGGATAAATAGTGCTCAAACTCAAGTAAGCGATTTAGATGTACATAAGGCTAATAATTTAAACACACGTTATTACCTTTTAAATTATTCGCTTGATAAAATAAAAGAAAAGCCAATATTAGGCTATGGAACCGGAAGCTTTGTAGAGGAGTTTTCTTCTATTAGTGAGCACGCTAATAGAATTCTTGCTGATGAGCACAAGACACCTCATAACAATTACCTTTTCATTTGGTTTGAGATTGGTCTTATAGGCTTATTAGTGTTTTTATCGATTTTCTTTTTTCAGTTAAAAGCCTACAAGTCCTTAAATCAAGGATACTTTAGAATGATTTTCCCTTTTGTCTTTTTGGTAATAATGTTATCTGACTCCTATTTTCAAAATCACAATACAGCTGTTTTATATTGTTATCTTTCTTTTGTTTTTTCCTTTTACTCTTTCAAGTAA
- the yidD gene encoding membrane protein insertion efficiency factor YidD, which produces MNRLFSVLLQGLILFYKGAISPLFSPRCRYTPSCSEYGLQAIKKHGPYKGLWLTIKRISTCHPWGGHGHDPVP; this is translated from the coding sequence ATGAACCGACTATTTTCAGTGTTGCTGCAAGGTTTAATTTTGTTTTATAAAGGAGCGATATCTCCTTTGTTTTCTCCCAGATGTAGATACACTCCTAGTTGTTCTGAATATGGACTTCAAGCAATTAAGAAACATGGGCCTTACAAAGGCTTATGGTTAACCATTAAGCGAATTTCGACATGTCACCCTTGGGGAGGTCATGGGCATGATCCTGTTCCTTAA
- a CDS encoding S41 family peptidase: protein MKKIKKYTLILSLFLASILSLGFVDNFFEISKNLDIFSSLYKELNIFYVDETDPGELMKTGIDAMLESLDPYTTYIPESEKEDFEFMTTGQYGGIGAVISKNGDWVYVSEPYEGFPADKAGLIAGDKFLKIAGETVEGKSTSDVSKVLKGEPNTAVKVLIEREGIDKPFEVEIIREEIKLNSVPYYGLISDSIGYIKTRSFTRNISKEVIDAYEEMNANDELKGLVLDLRGNPGGLLNEAISMANIFIDRGQEIVFTKGKIKDWDKSYKARNEAVDTEIPLVVLINRSSASASEIVSGAVQDFDRGVVIGQRSFGKGLVQQTRKLSYNAQLKVTTAKYYIPSGRCIQALDYSNRDEDGSVGKVPDSLRTEFKTLVNERSVFDGGGITPDISIEPQKFSNILRSLVSKRHIFNFANEFRRNNDSINDAKSFVIKDDVYDQFKQYLNDKEYEYETNTEKAIKKLEKDAEGEKYLADLKEHLESISSKMEESKNNDIERFKSEISELLEMEIATRYFYQKGKIETTIKHDEEIAKAIEVLNDIDVYSAILRGDSIQ from the coding sequence ATGAAAAAAATTAAAAAATACACACTCATACTAAGCTTATTCTTAGCAAGTATTCTTTCGTTAGGCTTTGTAGATAACTTTTTTGAGATTTCTAAAAACCTTGACATTTTTAGTTCCCTTTACAAAGAGTTAAATATCTTTTATGTTGATGAAACTGACCCAGGTGAATTAATGAAAACAGGTATAGATGCTATGTTAGAATCTTTGGATCCTTACACCACATATATTCCTGAGTCAGAAAAAGAAGATTTTGAATTTATGACCACAGGTCAGTATGGCGGTATAGGAGCTGTTATTTCTAAGAATGGAGATTGGGTTTATGTTAGTGAGCCCTATGAAGGTTTTCCTGCAGATAAAGCAGGGCTTATTGCAGGGGATAAATTTCTTAAAATAGCAGGAGAAACAGTAGAAGGTAAATCCACTTCAGATGTTAGTAAAGTATTAAAAGGAGAGCCTAACACAGCGGTCAAAGTACTCATTGAACGTGAAGGTATAGACAAACCGTTTGAGGTAGAAATAATTAGGGAAGAAATAAAGCTTAATTCAGTGCCATATTATGGATTAATTTCTGACAGTATAGGTTACATAAAAACCCGTTCATTTACCCGTAACATTTCAAAAGAAGTGATTGATGCTTATGAAGAAATGAATGCAAATGATGAACTTAAAGGACTCGTTTTAGATTTAAGAGGTAATCCTGGAGGGCTTTTAAATGAGGCTATCAGTATGGCTAATATTTTTATTGATAGAGGTCAAGAAATCGTTTTTACTAAAGGTAAAATTAAAGATTGGGACAAAAGCTATAAAGCTAGAAATGAGGCTGTTGATACAGAAATACCTCTAGTTGTATTAATAAATAGAAGTTCAGCTTCAGCATCAGAGATTGTTTCGGGAGCTGTTCAAGATTTCGATAGAGGCGTTGTGATAGGCCAACGTAGCTTTGGTAAGGGGCTTGTTCAGCAAACCAGAAAATTGAGTTATAACGCTCAACTGAAAGTAACGACAGCAAAATATTATATTCCTAGTGGTAGATGTATTCAGGCCCTAGATTATTCTAATAGAGATGAAGATGGGAGTGTAGGTAAAGTGCCAGACAGCTTAAGAACAGAATTTAAAACACTTGTCAATGAGCGTTCAGTTTTTGATGGCGGAGGAATTACCCCAGATATTTCCATAGAGCCACAAAAGTTTAGTAACATCTTAAGAAGTCTAGTATCTAAACGCCACATATTCAATTTTGCTAACGAGTTTAGAAGAAACAACGATAGCATTAATGACGCTAAGTCTTTTGTCATTAAAGATGATGTTTATGACCAATTCAAACAGTATCTCAATGATAAAGAATATGAGTATGAAACAAACACAGAAAAAGCGATCAAAAAATTAGAGAAAGACGCTGAGGGAGAAAAGTATCTTGCTGATTTAAAAGAGCACTTAGAATCGATAAGCTCAAAAATGGAAGAGAGTAAAAACAACGATATCGAAAGATTTAAGTCTGAGATAAGTGAACTTTTAGAGATGGAGATAGCAACTCGTTATTTTTACCAAAAAGGAAAAATTGAGACAACGATAAAGCATGACGAAGAAATTGCTAAAGCCATAGAGGTTTTAAATGACATCGATGTTTACAGCGCAATACTTCGTGGCGATAGCATTCAGTAA